Proteins encoded together in one Juglans regia cultivar Chandler chromosome 9, Walnut 2.0, whole genome shotgun sequence window:
- the LOC108993891 gene encoding uncharacterized protein LOC108993891, producing MEAPSFVSKARTAFHSAAAKAERVFSELKPDRDSDKQSPSNLTKQSEDESPNNERELKVCNEPKHLRWRPAQVGTKQDWQDRFRNIKFGRKGVEDTEIVENSAMAVPFYDENLYLLNMKNDLEAKSLEAIPSVECFVVASTGTIPPSSVMKQLAIAVEAGKKFKSLKDCLASSGGSSPVRERAGLSLSAMKSLVLREKEDKITFGSGDNEKILSLINSLFDEEGKFLRRKISAGSDASTITSLPRDIHGAPSESLVVKLAEVIGSFRSLRKMALFWSRVSDKLRTLWSEGQYVPGIPLDEIPDLNSCLLYQQLQVINCCVSRKRRRAIATDSLDYVMREANSNTTDSDYSKDIIPASPILYARLTTGELALRLGADRPFSNLKMLETGEPVYSPVSQEGPLLTEDLIKETEELVLRTGSVGAGCSQLLSDMQAFKAANPGCILEDFVRWHSPPDWTETEPITEIKDAFDSVDLSSTRGHLSSRMQKEGNLWLELWETAKAVPAAKQTPLFDEDLAVEGILNFLEDMPPSELFEQLFVSLLGLGFVNAEAILCTNNNLSSLFHECKEYVVATCPGRMGEKVDDLCQVYETVETMLLNPDEVLTTMKQPEETMAPAAGETKRRFKRLGFNFVGKDRLLRKPASDDQKATEENPSRQPFSSFFDSKSSLFSKKPPKPETAPAEKPSCPVENGWTIV from the exons ATGGAGGCGCCCTCCTTTGTCTCCAAAGCGAGGACTGCCTTCCATTCTGCGGCTGCGAAAGCGGAGCGAGTTTTCTCTGAGTTGAAACCCGATCGAG ATTCTGACAAACAATCCCCAAGTAATTTGACAAAGCAATCGGAGGATGAATCTCCAAACAACGAGCGCGAATTGAAG GTATGCAATGAACCAAAGCATTTGAGGTGGAGACCTGCACAGGTAGGGACAAAACAGGATTGGCAGGACAGATTCAGAAACATTAAATTTGGGAGGAAGGGCGTTGAAGATACTGAAATAGTCGAGAATTCAGCCATGGCCGTTccattttatgatgaaaatctGTACCTGCTGAACATGAAAAATGATCTTGAAGCTAAG agCTTAGAAGCGATACCCTCGGTAGAATGTTTTGTTGTTGCCAGCACAGGGACCATTCCTCCATCTTCTGTCATGAAGCAATTGGCTATAGCTGTTGA GGCTGGAAAGAAGTTTAAGTCATTGAAAGACTGCCTGGCATCATCTGGTGGATCTTCACCGGTCAGGGAGAGAGCTGGCCTCAGTCTCTCTGCAATGAAGTCACTAGTGCTTCGTGAAAAGGAGGACAAGATTACATTTGGATCTGGTGATAATGAGAAAATTCTGTCTTTGATTAATTCACTGTTTGATGAAG AGGGAAAATTTCTCAGGAGGAAGATCAGCGCTGGTTCCGATGCATCCACAATAACATCTTTGCCAAGAGATATTCACGGTGCTCCTTCTGAAAGCCTTGTTGTTAAGCTAGCGGAAGTCATCGGAAGCTTTAGAAGCCTGCGGAAAATGGCACTGTTTTGGAGCAGGGTTTCTGACAAA CTGAGAACACTTTGGTCTGAAGGGCAGTATGTGCCTGGGATCCCTCTGGATGAGATTCCGGATCTGAATTCCTGTCTATTGTATCAGCAGTTGCAAGTTATCAATTGCTGTGTTTCCCGGAAAAGGCGTCGTGCTATTGCCACCGACTCATTAGACTATGTCATGAGGGAGGCCAATTCAAATACTACAGATTCAGATTATTCTAAAGACATTATTCCTGCAAGCCCTATTTTGTATGCTAGACTAACCACTGGTGAGCTTGCTCTTCGACTAGGTGCTGATCGTCCATTCAGCAACCTAAAAATGTTGGAAACAGGCGAACCTGTGTACTCCCCAGTGAGCCAG GAAGGACCTTTGCTTACAGAAGATCTCATCAAAGAAACAGAGGAACTTGTGCTTCGAACAGGGAG TGTTGGTGCTGGTTGTTCTCAACTCCTCTCTGACATGCAGGCTTTCAAG GCTGCAAATCCTGGTTGTATTTTGGAAGATTTTGTAAGATGGCACTCCCCTCCTGATTGGACAGAAACTGAGCCAATTACAGAGATTAAAGATGCTTTTGATAGTGTTGACTTATCTTCAACAAGAGGCCACCTTAGTAGTCGAATGCAAAAAGAAG GTAATTTGTGGCTTGAACTCTGGGAAACAGCCAAAGCAGTACCAGCTGCCAAACAAACACCCCTCTTTGATGAGGATTTGGCAGT GGAAGGTATACTGAACTTTTTGGAGGACATGCCGCCCTCTGAGCTTTTTGAgcaactttttgtttcttta CTTGGTTTAGGATTTGTTAATGCCGAGGCTATTCTGTGCACCAACAACAATTTGTCAAGCCTGTTCCATGAGTGCAAAGAATACGTGGTTGCAACTTGTCCAGGCAGGATGGGTGAGAAAGTTGATGATCTTTGCCAG GTATATGAAACAGTGGAAACAATGTTACTCAATCCAGACGAAGTCCTAACAACAATGAAGCAACCAGAAGAAACAATGGCCCCTGCTGCTGGTGAAACAAAACGTCGATTTAAGAGGCTTGGCTTCAACTTTGTTGGCAAGGATAGACTCTTGAGAAAACCAGCTTCAGATGACCAGAAGGCCACAGAAGAGAACCCAAGTCGCCAGCCATTCTCAAGTTTCTTTGATAGCAAGTCATCTCTATTTTCTAAGAAGCCTCCAAAGCCAGAAACAGCCCCTGCCGAAAAACCTTCGTGTCCAGTTGAAAATGGTTGGACAATtgtttag
- the LOC108993899 gene encoding uncharacterized protein LOC108993899, which produces MWCIQFRTPLIPLHSHLKHKQHLMSTPQLLRFSINEPADLIPLRPNHLSLPSPRAYAIPNSLVLGVSSPAKPGGDLSVLLLTSAALFFLYFITNFIVPSFISKSLQLDDTSEDQERNDDSSI; this is translated from the exons ATGTGGTGTATCCAATTCCGCACTCCATTGATTCCCCTGCATTCACATCTTAAACACAAGCAGCATCTCATGAGCACTCCTCAATTGCTTCGCTTCTCTATCAATGAGCCTGCCGACCTTATTCCGCTCCGACCAAACCACCTTTCGCTGCCATCTCCGAGGGCATATGCCATCCCCAATTCCCTTGTTCTTGGTGTCTCATCGCCTGCCAAACCCGGCGGTGACTTATCCGTCCTCCTCCTCACCAG TGCAGCACTTTTCTTTCTCTACTTCATAACAAATTTCATCGTGCCGAGTTTCATCTCCAAGAGTTTGCAGCTAGATGACACAAGTGAAGATCAGGAGCGCAATGATGATAGCTCCATTTAA